One stretch of Lachnospiraceae bacterium oral taxon 096 DNA includes these proteins:
- the lepA gene encoding translation elongation factor 4, with product MIDQSKIRNFCIIAHIDHGKSTLADRIIEKTGLLTSREMQEQVLDNMDLERERGITIKSQAVRTVYRAEDGEEYIFNLIDTPGHVDFNYEVSRALAACDGAILVVDAAQGIEAQTLANVYLALDHDLEVFPVINKIDLPSADPDHVAEEIEDVIGIEAEDAPRISAKVGLNIEDVLEAIVKKIPAPKGDKNDPLKALIFDSVYDSYRGVIVFVRIKEGSVKKGDTIQMMATGAVQDVVEVGYFGAGQFIQCDELSAGMVGYITASIKNVKDTRVGDTVTLKNNPCKEALPGYKKVTPMVYCGLYPADGAKYNDLRDALEKLQLNDASLFYEPETSLALGFGFRCGFLGLLHLEIIQERLEREYNLDLVTTAPGVVYKVFKTNGEVIELTNPSNLPDPSEIEHMEEPIVSAEIMVTKDYVGAIMTLCQERRGVYLGMEYIEESRAVLRYDLPLNEIIYDFFDALKSRSKGYASLDYELKGYQTSSLCKLDMLINKETVDALSFIVHSDSAYERGRKMCEKLKEEIPRHLFEIPIQAAVGGKVIARETVKAMRKDVLAKCYGGDISRKRKLLEKQKEGKKRMRQIGNVEIPQKAFMSVLKLDEE from the coding sequence ATGATCGACCAGAGTAAAATTAGAAATTTTTGCATTATTGCACACATTGACCACGGTAAATCTACTCTTGCCGACCGAATTATAGAAAAGACGGGACTTTTGACCAGTCGTGAGATGCAAGAGCAAGTCCTTGACAACATGGATTTGGAGAGAGAGCGAGGCATCACGATTAAAAGTCAGGCAGTCAGAACAGTCTATCGGGCAGAGGATGGAGAAGAATATATTTTTAACTTGATTGATACCCCAGGACATGTCGACTTTAACTATGAGGTATCAAGGGCACTGGCGGCCTGCGATGGTGCAATTCTTGTTGTGGATGCTGCACAGGGGATTGAGGCACAGACATTGGCCAATGTCTATTTGGCTCTAGACCATGATTTGGAAGTATTTCCAGTGATCAATAAGATTGATTTGCCGAGTGCAGATCCTGACCATGTTGCAGAAGAAATTGAGGATGTCATTGGGATTGAGGCAGAGGATGCACCGAGAATTTCAGCCAAGGTGGGACTAAATATTGAAGATGTCTTGGAGGCGATTGTCAAAAAGATTCCTGCACCAAAGGGAGATAAAAATGATCCACTAAAGGCATTGATTTTTGATTCTGTCTATGATTCCTATCGAGGAGTGATTGTCTTTGTTCGAATTAAGGAAGGTTCTGTAAAGAAAGGCGATACCATTCAAATGATGGCAACAGGAGCGGTTCAAGATGTTGTAGAAGTGGGGTATTTTGGTGCAGGACAATTTATTCAATGCGATGAATTGAGTGCAGGGATGGTTGGCTATATTACCGCGAGCATTAAAAATGTCAAGGACACTAGAGTTGGTGACACCGTGACATTAAAAAATAATCCTTGTAAGGAAGCACTTCCGGGCTATAAGAAGGTGACTCCGATGGTTTATTGTGGTCTCTATCCAGCTGATGGTGCAAAGTACAATGACCTTCGAGATGCACTAGAAAAGTTACAATTAAATGATGCATCTCTATTTTATGAGCCGGAGACTTCTCTTGCCTTGGGCTTTGGTTTTCGCTGTGGATTTTTGGGTCTATTGCATTTAGAGATTATTCAAGAGAGATTAGAGAGGGAATACAATTTAGATCTTGTCACAACAGCACCAGGTGTAGTTTACAAGGTATTTAAGACGAATGGAGAAGTCATCGAACTGACCAATCCATCGAATCTCCCAGATCCAAGTGAGATTGAGCATATGGAAGAGCCAATTGTCTCGGCAGAGATTATGGTGACGAAGGACTATGTTGGAGCGATTATGACGCTTTGCCAGGAAAGAAGAGGAGTCTATCTTGGCATGGAGTATATTGAGGAGTCTCGAGCAGTTCTTCGCTATGATTTGCCACTCAATGAGATTATTTATGATTTCTTTGATGCTCTAAAGAGTCGGTCAAAAGGATATGCTTCTCTTGACTATGAGTTAAAGGGCTATCAGACCTCTTCTCTTTGCAAGCTCGATATGTTAATCAATAAGGAAACGGTCGATGCTCTCTCCTTTATTGTTCACTCCGATTCGGCCTATGAGCGTGGAAGAAAGATGTGTGAGAAGTTAAAGGAGGAGATTCCAAGACATCTCTTTGAAATTCCTATTCAGGCTGCTGTGGGCGGAAAGGTCATTGCCAGAGAGACAGTAAAGGCGATGAGAAAGGATGTCCTAGCTAAGTGCTATGGAGGAGATATTTCAAGAAAGAGAAAGCTTTTAGAGAAGCAAAAGGAAGGAAAGAAGCGTATGCGCCAGATTGGAAATGTGGAGATTCCGCAAAAGGCGTTTATGAGTGTCTTGAAATTAGATGAAGAATAA
- a CDS encoding oxygen-independent coproporphyrinogen III oxidase, whose product MGGLGHKKGMELYVHIPFCAKKCNYCDFRSGVADDLTQKSYVDQLCEEIRSQGKMYCDDFYITTIFIGGGTPSILKGTWVGNIMSAIYESFSVNALAEVTIECNPGTVNVDKLRIYRQNGINRVSFGLQSADNEELRLLGRVHTFEDFLDSYQMAREVGFTNINVDLMSALPGQSVESWKETLRKVVRLKPEHISSYSLIIEEGTPFFTAYGNREGQKNLPSEEEEREMYYFTNQYLRAHGFERYEISNYAKKGFECKHNVGYWTGVPYLGLGLGASSYVYNRRFHTEENFDAYMKILMNRDITPLYQDIQELGTRQRMEEFMFLGLRLTRGVSAAEFMERFGSNMFKVFDMPIRKNVIAKLLEVQDSRLYLTEKGLDLSNRVMSDFLFD is encoded by the coding sequence ATGGGTGGACTTGGTCATAAAAAGGGGATGGAGCTCTATGTTCACATTCCATTTTGTGCCAAAAAATGTAATTATTGCGATTTCCGCTCTGGTGTAGCCGATGATTTGACACAGAAAAGTTATGTCGATCAGTTGTGTGAAGAAATTCGCAGTCAGGGAAAGATGTACTGTGATGATTTTTATATCACAACAATTTTTATTGGTGGTGGTACACCCTCGATTTTAAAGGGAACTTGGGTGGGCAACATTATGAGTGCCATCTATGAAAGTTTTTCTGTCAATGCTTTGGCCGAGGTGACTATTGAATGCAATCCAGGAACAGTAAATGTCGATAAATTAAGAATTTATCGACAAAATGGGATCAATCGAGTTAGTTTTGGATTGCAGTCGGCGGACAATGAGGAATTAAGACTATTGGGCAGAGTTCACACTTTTGAAGATTTTTTGGATAGCTATCAAATGGCCAGAGAAGTTGGATTTACAAATATCAATGTTGACTTGATGAGCGCACTTCCAGGTCAAAGTGTGGAGAGCTGGAAGGAGACACTTCGGAAGGTAGTGCGACTAAAACCAGAACATATCTCATCGTATTCATTGATTATTGAAGAAGGAACGCCATTTTTTACGGCCTATGGCAATCGAGAGGGGCAAAAAAATCTCCCGTCCGAAGAAGAAGAGCGGGAAATGTATTATTTCACGAATCAATATCTTCGTGCTCATGGATTTGAACGCTATGAAATTAGCAATTATGCAAAAAAGGGATTTGAGTGCAAGCACAATGTGGGCTATTGGACGGGTGTCCCCTATCTAGGACTTGGTCTTGGGGCATCGAGCTATGTCTACAATCGAAGATTTCACACCGAAGAAAATTTTGATGCCTATATGAAAATTTTGATGAACAGGGATATCACACCCCTATATCAAGACATTCAAGAATTAGGTACTCGTCAGCGGATGGAAGAATTTATGTTTTTGGGGCTTCGTCTGACACGGGGCGTGAGTGCGGCAGAGTTTATGGAGAGATTTGGTTCCAATATGTTTAAAGTCTTTGATATGCCAATTCGAAAGAATGTGATCGCAAAATTATTGGAAGTTCAAGATTCAAGACTTTATTTAACTGAAAAGGGACTTGATTTGAGCAATCGAGTTATGAGTGATTTTTTGTTCGACTAG
- a CDS encoding GHKL domain-containing protein: MIKKLQKKFILINMAFVTAILLVVLGFILFSNIRTQTTNTENFLKHQLEQNMAGERMPNQLEHHDSDFQVIPPDHQFQTPLPCLLFVLDGDGDIINREEQGISIDNETANALIKKINLPNLLEYHSYYTSHSLQYMYAHKDENLYLIFTDISVNIHNTRQLILNILIILGIALILFGILSFYLSKWSLSPIEYAWRQQKQFTSDASHELRTPIAVILANLDVLNSMPMLPEQQPWILRTKTEALRMKKLIEDLLFLARQDAKTQNLPMESVDISSILWERCLSFEALAFEKKITIKENIENNLFILGHPAQLQQLFTIFIDNACKYSSTPGIVSITAKQQKEEIIIDFKNTGSPIPKEAIPHLFDRFYRIDGSRNKKEGGYGLGLAIAKQILHNHQAKIKVESSKEQGTTFSLIFSSRTKNHS, from the coding sequence ATGATTAAAAAACTACAAAAAAAATTTATTCTCATTAACATGGCCTTTGTCACAGCTATATTGCTTGTTGTGCTCGGATTTATTTTATTTTCCAATATAAGAACACAGACAACAAATACAGAGAATTTCTTAAAGCATCAACTGGAACAAAATATGGCGGGAGAAAGAATGCCCAATCAACTAGAACATCACGACTCTGACTTCCAAGTTATTCCTCCAGACCATCAATTTCAAACTCCCCTTCCTTGCCTACTCTTTGTTCTTGATGGCGACGGGGATATCATAAACAGGGAAGAACAGGGGATTTCTATTGACAATGAAACAGCTAACGCCCTCATCAAAAAGATAAATTTGCCTAATCTATTGGAATATCACAGCTACTATACCAGTCACTCCCTTCAGTATATGTATGCACACAAAGATGAAAATCTCTACCTTATCTTTACAGACATCAGTGTCAATATTCACAACACAAGACAATTGATTTTAAACATTCTCATCATTCTTGGCATCGCACTGATTCTTTTTGGAATTCTTAGCTTTTATCTGTCAAAATGGAGTCTGTCTCCCATTGAATATGCTTGGAGACAACAAAAGCAATTTACCTCTGATGCCTCCCATGAACTTCGCACACCTATTGCTGTCATCTTAGCCAATTTAGATGTTCTTAATTCTATGCCTATGTTGCCAGAGCAACAGCCTTGGATTCTGCGCACAAAGACGGAGGCTCTTCGCATGAAAAAGCTCATTGAAGACCTTTTATTTTTAGCTCGCCAAGATGCAAAGACACAAAATCTACCTATGGAAAGTGTCGACATTTCTTCTATCCTATGGGAGCGATGTCTAAGCTTTGAGGCTCTTGCCTTTGAAAAAAAGATAACCATAAAAGAAAATATTGAAAACAATCTTTTCATCCTTGGTCATCCTGCTCAACTGCAACAACTCTTTACGATTTTTATTGACAATGCCTGCAAATATTCCTCCACTCCCGGTATAGTTTCCATCACGGCGAAACAGCAAAAAGAGGAGATTATCATTGACTTTAAAAATACAGGTAGTCCCATTCCCAAAGAGGCCATCCCCCATCTCTTCGATCGCTTCTATCGAATAGATGGCTCAAGAAACAAAAAAGAAGGTGGCTATGGATTAGGTCTTGCCATTGCAAAACAAATTCTCCACAACCACCAAGCAAAGATAAAGGTAGAAAGTTCCAAAGAACAAGGTACTACCTTCTCCTTAATCTTTTCTAGTCGAACAAAAAATCACTCATAA
- a CDS encoding response regulator transcription factor translates to MKILIVEDDESLALAIAQILNEQKYQTEIAYNGEDGLDYALHDNYDLILLDIMLPKLDGFSLVKKLRQNKNNSPIIMLTAKDDIHSKITGLDSGADDYITKPFVKEELLARIRANARRQGDVIINTLSFCDLNLDLDTAILSCNTKSIQLSFKEFSILKILLVHPNLVISKEVLIDKVWGNESEAEANNVEAYISFLRKKFQFIGTKVSINTLRRLGYRLEVKND, encoded by the coding sequence ATGAAAATATTAATTGTAGAAGATGATGAAAGCCTCGCTCTTGCCATTGCTCAAATCTTAAATGAGCAAAAATATCAGACCGAAATTGCCTATAATGGAGAAGATGGTCTTGACTACGCATTACATGACAACTATGATCTCATTTTACTCGATATTATGCTGCCAAAACTTGATGGTTTTTCACTTGTCAAAAAATTGCGACAAAATAAAAACAATTCCCCTATCATTATGCTCACTGCAAAAGATGATATCCACTCCAAAATCACTGGACTAGATAGTGGTGCAGATGACTATATCACCAAGCCATTTGTCAAGGAAGAATTGCTCGCAAGAATTCGTGCCAATGCAAGGCGTCAGGGCGATGTCATTATCAACACCCTCTCGTTTTGTGACCTCAATTTAGATCTCGACACAGCCATACTCTCTTGCAATACAAAGAGCATTCAGTTAAGTTTTAAGGAATTTTCTATTTTAAAAATCCTTCTTGTCCATCCTAATCTTGTCATCAGCAAAGAAGTATTGATTGACAAAGTATGGGGCAATGAATCAGAAGCTGAAGCAAACAATGTTGAAGCCTACATTTCCTTCCTCAGAAAAAAATTTCAATTCATTGGCACAAAAGTGAGCATCAACACATTGCGAAGGCTGGGATATCGACTTGAGGTGAAAAATGATTAA
- a CDS encoding carbohydrate-binding domain-containing protein, with protein sequence MKKYRKKIYVCLTLSALALATGCSNKAIKANAENTENVVSSTQAENTGEASAQTLVEKAKITFSDSGAQIEGSGASYADGTLTITEAGSYTLGGSNSNAQVVIDASEGEVTLVLNGVNLQSQTTAAIYAKSAKKVNITLADGSSNTLVDAKTYTNTEDSDEPDAAVFADCDLSFDGSGTLEVTANAKDGIKSKDNLTFTSGTYTITSANNAIKGKNSIAVKDGIFTINATGKGMTTEGTLDIDAGKIDIQNSEEGLEGKQVTVNGGDINIVATDDGINARTKTDSDQESMQAQEDTWFKLEGGNITVDATGDGVDSNGDIYINGGTIMVYGPTSDGDGTLDYDGTATITGGTYMGIGSSGMVQSFGDTSTQNSLEVNYSTTQKAGTVVKITDESGNVIANITAKKDFSSVLISSSDLSEGKKVTIQTGEDKQTATISGKTTTVGEKSERGGAPGQGAPEGNPPSGNSSKGNPPEGNPPSGQPPEGNPPSGKPPKGNPPSGKPPKGNPPSGKPPKGNPPSDKPPKGNPPSGKPPKGNPPSGDSSKGSQSSGDSSKGNQSSDDSSKDDAVQS encoded by the coding sequence ATGAAAAAGTATCGAAAGAAAATATATGTATGTTTGACATTGAGTGCACTGGCATTGGCCACAGGTTGTAGCAATAAGGCGATTAAGGCGAATGCGGAAAATACAGAAAATGTAGTCAGCAGTACACAGGCAGAGAATACAGGCGAGGCAAGTGCACAGACACTGGTAGAAAAGGCAAAAATTACATTTTCCGACAGTGGGGCACAAATTGAAGGTAGTGGTGCAAGTTATGCAGATGGCACATTGACCATTACTGAGGCGGGAAGCTATACACTTGGGGGAAGTAATTCCAATGCACAAGTGGTTATTGATGCATCAGAAGGAGAAGTTACGCTTGTTCTCAATGGTGTGAACTTACAGAGTCAGACCACAGCAGCTATTTATGCAAAGAGTGCAAAAAAGGTCAATATTACCTTGGCCGATGGTTCAAGTAATACCTTAGTGGATGCAAAGACTTATACTAATACAGAAGATAGTGATGAACCTGATGCAGCAGTATTTGCTGATTGTGATTTGAGCTTTGACGGATCGGGTACATTGGAAGTGACAGCAAATGCAAAGGATGGCATTAAGAGTAAGGACAACTTGACCTTTACTTCAGGAACTTACACCATTACATCGGCGAACAATGCCATTAAGGGAAAAAATAGCATTGCTGTAAAGGATGGCATATTTACCATCAATGCGACAGGAAAGGGAATGACAACAGAGGGAACATTGGATATTGATGCTGGAAAAATTGATATTCAAAATTCAGAGGAAGGTCTGGAAGGAAAACAGGTGACAGTCAATGGTGGAGACATTAATATTGTGGCCACAGATGACGGCATCAATGCAAGAACAAAGACAGACAGCGATCAGGAGAGTATGCAGGCACAGGAGGATACTTGGTTTAAACTAGAAGGTGGAAATATCACGGTGGATGCCACTGGTGATGGAGTGGATTCCAATGGAGATATTTATATCAATGGTGGTACAATTATGGTCTATGGTCCGACAAGTGATGGCGATGGCACATTAGATTATGATGGCACAGCAACCATTACAGGTGGAACTTATATGGGCATTGGTTCTAGTGGAATGGTACAAAGTTTTGGCGACACTTCCACTCAAAATAGTTTGGAAGTCAACTATTCTACCACACAAAAAGCGGGAACAGTGGTCAAGATAACGGATGAAAGTGGAAATGTGATTGCAAATATCACAGCAAAGAAAGACTTTAGTAGTGTCTTGATATCTTCAAGTGATTTGAGCGAAGGAAAGAAAGTGACGATTCAGACAGGAGAAGACAAGCAGACAGCGACCATTTCAGGAAAGACAACAACTGTTGGCGAAAAGAGCGAAAGGGGAGGAGCACCAGGACAAGGTGCACCAGAGGGAAACCCACCGAGTGGCAATTCGTCAAAGGGAAATCCACCAGAGGGAAATCCCCCAAGTGGTCAGCCACCAGAGGGAAATCCACCGAGTGGCAAACCACCAAAGGGAAACCCACCGAGTGGCAAGCCACCAAAGGGAAACCCACCAAGTGGCAAGCCACCAAAGGGAAACCCACCAAGTGACAAGCCACCAAAAGGGAATCCACCGAGTGGCAAGCCACCAAAGGGCAATCCACCAAGTGGTGATTCATCAAAGGGAAGTCAATCCAGTGGTGATTCGTCAAAGGGAAATCAATCCAGTGATGACTCATCAAAGGATGATGCGGTGCAATCTTAA
- a CDS encoding tRNA-dihydrouridine synthase family protein, translating to MKVYMAPLEGITSYIFRNAFAKYYGGIDRYFTPFITPHPKKGFSLSEKRDILPENNTKITVIPQILTNQVDDFVNLSREIAEFGYDEVNLNLGCPSKTVTSKKKGSGALADVEELERFLDGIFSRCEQKISIKTRIGDSDEKEWEKILEIYEKYPLSELIVHPRLRVDFYRGEIHWLAWKRAMQSEKKLVYNGDICTKDDAKSIFQFGVETLMIGRGLLKNPELISEIRGEKGKKEMNRSRFKQFHDEIYLGYAQIMSGDTPTLFKMKELWGFWITSFAGKEKYLKKIRKVQNRAEYIQIVSELLEV from the coding sequence ATGAAGGTTTATATGGCTCCACTTGAGGGCATTACCAGTTATATATTTCGAAATGCATTTGCAAAGTACTATGGAGGAATAGATCGATATTTTACACCATTTATCACACCACATCCTAAGAAAGGATTTTCACTATCAGAAAAGCGAGATATTTTGCCAGAAAATAATACAAAAATCACAGTGATACCGCAGATTCTAACGAATCAAGTGGATGATTTTGTTAATCTTTCAAGAGAGATTGCTGAATTTGGCTATGATGAGGTCAATCTCAATTTAGGTTGTCCATCAAAGACAGTGACCTCAAAGAAAAAGGGCTCAGGAGCTTTGGCCGATGTAGAGGAGCTTGAGCGATTTTTAGATGGGATTTTTTCTAGATGTGAGCAAAAAATTTCAATTAAGACAAGAATTGGTGACAGTGATGAAAAGGAATGGGAGAAAATTTTAGAAATTTATGAGAAGTACCCACTGAGTGAATTGATTGTTCATCCAAGGTTGCGTGTTGATTTTTATAGGGGAGAGATTCATTGGTTGGCTTGGAAAAGGGCAATGCAATCAGAGAAAAAGTTAGTCTACAATGGAGATATTTGTACAAAAGATGACGCAAAAAGTATATTTCAATTTGGTGTGGAGACCTTGATGATTGGAAGAGGATTATTAAAAAATCCAGAATTAATATCAGAAATTCGAGGAGAAAAAGGAAAAAAGGAGATGAATCGCAGTCGATTTAAACAGTTCCACGATGAAATTTATCTTGGCTATGCACAGATAATGTCAGGGGATACACCAACGCTTTTTAAAATGAAGGAATTGTGGGGGTTTTGGATTACAAGTTTTGCAGGAAAAGAAAAATATCTGAAAAAAATTAGAAAAGTCCAGAATAGAGCAGAGTATATTCAAATAGTAAGTGAATTATTGGAAGTTTAG
- a CDS encoding TetR family transcriptional regulator, with protein MPSARFLKLKGPKKIKILEAAMKEFLMHPVTMVSINQIIKSAGISRGSFYTYFEDKDDLFQYVAEDFVRRIVDRVITVIKENGGNLFLSANMLFAEGLEREKTSTYAQLYLEVFKDYTFVRLMNEEGARSKENLEKWEELHREIYILSKPVYSFASLEEFTKIFDMIFVLFLQSLIAVKSRRRTEIEAKDILSRQLDIIEMGVRCDIERERERV; from the coding sequence ATGCCAAGTGCACGATTTTTAAAATTAAAAGGACCAAAGAAAATAAAGATTTTAGAGGCAGCAATGAAGGAATTTTTGATGCATCCTGTGACTATGGTTTCCATTAATCAAATTATTAAGAGCGCAGGAATTTCTCGAGGCAGTTTTTATACATATTTTGAAGATAAGGATGACCTTTTTCAATATGTTGCAGAGGACTTTGTTCGAAGAATTGTAGATCGAGTGATTACTGTGATAAAGGAAAATGGTGGAAATTTATTTCTTTCTGCAAATATGTTATTTGCAGAAGGGCTGGAGAGAGAAAAGACGAGCACCTATGCTCAGCTCTATCTTGAGGTATTTAAGGATTATACATTTGTTCGCTTGATGAATGAGGAGGGGGCAAGAAGTAAAGAAAATCTAGAAAAGTGGGAGGAACTTCACAGAGAAATCTACATTTTAAGTAAACCTGTCTATAGCTTTGCTTCTTTGGAGGAATTTACAAAGATTTTTGACATGATTTTTGTATTGTTTCTTCAATCTCTGATCGCAGTGAAATCAAGGAGAAGAACAGAAATAGAGGCTAAAGACATACTTAGCCGTCAGTTAGATATCATTGAAATGGGGGTTCGCTGTGATATCGAAAGGGAGAGAGAGAGGGTGTAA
- a CDS encoding TolC family protein produces MIKKILAVTLISVLFAQSPMASFAEPVFSRSQEEWAKLRDNRLEYGEIEGLLEEYNGTILQNKIDYRSFQKEYGKTNEEVVKTYRDMAKEIEKNLQEPDPQDANYVSAAVALASAKAQISSLNKSADNALEDAEIKWITLESAKKTLVQVAQNDMISYYTNLLVVEDANLTKQQAQNALHLAGIKLRAGTGVKSSILSAQEDLLKAEQSITKATDDANNVKKKLMVMCGWSYNGNPEIGSLPDVEFSKIEKMNPANDQGLAFQNNYTLRINLKKLANASEDSQKESLQTAIKTNKQNISTALVVDYQNVLAARDAYHYAKANVDVQNGLLSQMQTKLRLGVASAYEMSAQEISKKQADVALAQAKISLFSAMENYQWDVNGLAKAE; encoded by the coding sequence TTGATAAAGAAGATATTGGCAGTTACATTGATATCTGTTCTATTTGCACAGAGTCCGATGGCAAGTTTTGCCGAACCTGTATTTTCAAGAAGTCAAGAGGAATGGGCAAAACTTAGAGACAATCGCTTGGAATATGGGGAAATTGAAGGGTTGCTTGAGGAATACAATGGCACGATCTTGCAAAACAAGATTGACTATCGATCCTTTCAAAAGGAATATGGAAAGACCAATGAAGAAGTAGTTAAGACCTATCGGGATATGGCGAAGGAAATTGAGAAAAATTTACAAGAGCCAGACCCACAAGATGCCAATTATGTATCTGCAGCAGTGGCTCTTGCTTCGGCAAAGGCACAGATTAGTAGCTTGAATAAGTCGGCAGATAATGCACTAGAAGATGCTGAGATTAAGTGGATTACATTGGAGTCAGCAAAAAAGACATTGGTTCAAGTTGCACAAAATGATATGATTAGCTACTATACAAATCTACTTGTGGTGGAAGATGCCAATTTGACGAAACAACAGGCACAAAATGCTCTTCATCTTGCAGGAATAAAGCTTCGTGCGGGAACGGGGGTAAAGTCAAGTATTCTTTCGGCACAGGAGGATTTACTAAAGGCTGAGCAAAGCATTACTAAGGCAACAGATGATGCAAATAATGTCAAGAAAAAGTTGATGGTGATGTGTGGTTGGTCTTACAATGGAAATCCAGAGATAGGAAGTCTTCCCGATGTCGAATTTTCAAAAATTGAGAAGATGAATCCAGCTAATGATCAGGGCTTGGCTTTTCAGAATAATTACACTCTGCGTATAAACTTAAAGAAACTAGCCAATGCCAGTGAGGACAGTCAAAAGGAGAGTTTGCAGACTGCAATTAAAACCAATAAGCAAAATATCTCCACAGCATTAGTTGTTGACTATCAAAATGTTTTGGCTGCGAGGGATGCCTATCATTATGCAAAGGCCAATGTGGATGTACAAAATGGCTTGCTTTCTCAGATGCAGACGAAACTTCGCCTTGGGGTAGCCAGTGCCTATGAGATGAGTGCACAAGAAATTAGCAAAAAGCAGGCCGATGTGGCACTTGCACAGGCAAAGATCTCCCTATTTTCTGCAATGGAAAATTATCAATGGGATGTCAATGGCTTGGCAAAGGCAGAATAG
- a CDS encoding TolC family protein has product MKKIGCFVLTSLTFLIGTSFPSSAFVSAPRNPAERNMTQAMLNGYDEATWAKLMDNRLEYAEIDDLVHNFNPEISAAWKNYQDRRLEIIQNIDNLSAVKRNMDNLLEEAKTNEDVEEMAIYAAQSMGLKAVIDGMKKSKENLEKPISSSNASLRTAQAQMSASVRTLMINYKNLLLQKELLRQTIELSQTQLTAEQVKVRYGTGILSDVQKLQVDILQTQSRISELTSNELQMKRSLIQMCGWNPSANPEIGDVPQVDEQALSSLHPEIDIKKAIGNNYTLIEERHGKHPLNQTGRTAWETREAQMEANLHINLQELYQKVRDAKNSLDQARQGLENINAQLATAQVSYRLGAISQSQYAEIQIQQKQKELEISAAKMNLLLAVNAYYDAVNGNAKVE; this is encoded by the coding sequence ATGAAAAAAATAGGATGTTTTGTACTGACTTCATTAACTTTTTTGATTGGGACATCATTTCCAAGTTCTGCCTTTGTGAGCGCACCGAGAAATCCGGCAGAGAGAAACATGACACAGGCCATGCTCAATGGCTATGACGAGGCTACTTGGGCAAAGTTAATGGACAATCGCTTGGAGTATGCCGAGATTGATGATTTGGTGCACAATTTTAATCCAGAAATTTCTGCTGCTTGGAAAAATTATCAGGATCGTCGATTAGAGATTATTCAAAATATAGATAATTTGTCTGCTGTCAAGCGAAATATGGACAATCTCTTAGAAGAGGCAAAGACGAACGAAGATGTGGAAGAGATGGCCATCTATGCGGCACAGAGTATGGGGCTAAAGGCAGTGATTGACGGAATGAAAAAGTCAAAGGAAAATTTAGAAAAGCCAATTTCTTCCAGCAATGCTTCACTTCGAACGGCACAGGCACAGATGAGTGCCAGTGTAAGAACATTGATGATTAATTATAAGAATTTATTGTTACAAAAGGAATTGCTTCGACAAACAATTGAGTTGAGTCAGACACAGCTTACTGCAGAACAGGTCAAGGTAAGATATGGCACGGGAATTTTGAGTGATGTACAAAAATTACAGGTGGATATTTTACAGACACAGTCTCGTATTTCCGAGTTGACAAGCAATGAGTTGCAAATGAAGAGGTCATTGATCCAGATGTGTGGATGGAATCCGAGTGCAAATCCAGAGATTGGAGATGTTCCACAGGTGGATGAGCAGGCACTATCGAGCTTACATCCTGAGATAGATATTAAAAAGGCGATTGGCAACAACTATACCCTTATTGAAGAGCGTCATGGGAAGCATCCGCTCAATCAAACAGGGAGAACAGCTTGGGAGACAAGAGAAGCACAGATGGAGGCAAATTTACATATCAATTTGCAAGAACTCTATCAAAAAGTAAGAGATGCAAAGAATAGTCTTGACCAAGCAAGACAGGGTTTAGAAAATATAAATGCACAACTTGCCACAGCACAGGTTTCTTATCGATTGGGAGCAATCAGTCAATCACAATATGCTGAAATTCAAATTCAACAAAAACAAAAGGAATTGGAAATTTCGGCTGCAAAGATGAACCTTTTGTTGGCAGTCAATGCATATTATGATGCTGTCAATGGAAATGCAAAAGTGGAATAA